A DNA window from Halichondria panicea chromosome 16, odHalPani1.1, whole genome shotgun sequence contains the following coding sequences:
- the LOC135349992 gene encoding presequence protease, mitochondrial-like, giving the protein MKTLETVAMEGFHEDRVRSVLHQVELSVKHQSSSFGLGLITSVMSPWIRIHGGDSISMTKINEHVERFKENLKTAGYLQEKIKQHYLNNNHRLTLIMSPQAEYEEQLGAEERQKL; this is encoded by the exons ATGAAGACCCTCGAGACAGTAGCCAT GGAAGGTTTCCATGAGGACAGAGTGAGGTCAGTGCTACATCAGGTAGAGCTGAGCGTCAAACACCAGAGCAGTAGCTTTGGTCTTGGACTCAtcact TCTGTGATGTCACCATGGATACGTATACACGGAGGTGATTCAATCAGTATGACCAAGATCAATGAACACGTTGAGAGGTTTAAG GAGAACTTGAAGACAGCGGGCTACTTGCAGGAGAAAATCAAGCAACACTATCTTAACAACAACCATCGTCTCACATTGATCATGTCCCCACAA GCTGAGTATGAGGAGCAGCTGGGGGCAGAGGAACGGCAGAAGTTATAA